A window of Variovorax paradoxus genomic DNA:
ACCTGTGCGTGCTGGCGGATCTCCCGCTGCGCACCGTGCGCTACTACGTGCAGCTCGGCATCGTCGACCGGCCCGAGGGCGAGACCCGCGCCGCGCGCTACGGCGCCCGCCAGCTGGAGCAGTTGCTGCTCATCAAGAAGTGGACGGCCGCCGGCGTGTCGCTGGAGCGCATCCGGGAGATGCTGCACAGCGACCAGCAGGCCCCGATACCGGCACGCCCGCGCGCGCCCGGCTCGGTGGAAGTGCGCAGCCACCTGACGGTGGCGGACGGCATCGAGGTGGTCATCGAGCCCGGCCGCGCGGGCCTTTCCCCGGCGCAGGTGCGCGATTTCATACAGGGCGTGATGGCGGCCTTCGCGGCTGTCTCCAGCGCCGATTCCTCCGAGAAGAACTGACGGAAAAGAAAGGGAAATCCCATGAGCTATCTGGAACATGCGCGAATGACGACGACCGGCGGCGACGCCGTGATGCTCGAAGTCGTGAAGGCCGAGGGCGACCTGCGCGGCGTGCTGCTCGAAATGACCGTCGAGCAACGCTTCCGCAACCCGGGCGCCACGAACGTCGAGGTGGTCTACAGCTTTCCGCTGCCGTGGGGCGCGGTGCTGCTGGGCGTCGACGTGCAACTGGGCGTGCGGCGCCTGAGCGGCGCGGTGGTCGAAAAGGCAAAGGCCGAGGCCGCCTACGAAGACGCCCTGGCGGAAGGGCACGCGGCCATCATGCTGGAGAAGAACCACGACCTGAGCTACACGCTGAACCTGGGCAACCTCGCGGCGGGCGAAGCCTGCGTCGTGACGCTGCGCTATGCGCAGACCCTGGCGTTCGAACAGCAGGGCCTGCGCCTGCTGATTCCGACGGTGATCGCGCCGCGCTACGGCGACCCGGTGGCCGATGGCGGCCTGCAGCCGCATCAGGCGCCCGTGCACAGCCCGGTGGCGGCCTATCCTTTCGACATCGCGCTGCGGCTGCACGGCGAACTGGCGCGTGCGCGCGTGGCCTCGCCCAGCCATCCGGTGGGCATCGCGTTCCGGCAGGCGAAAGACCACATGCAGGTGTCGCTGGCGCGCCGGGGCATGCTCGACCGCGACTTCGTGCTGGTGGTCGACCAACTGGCGCACGCGTCCGTCGCCGTGCTGGCGCGCGACAGCGTCGAGCCTGGCAGCACCGTCGCGCTGGCCAGCTTCTGCCCGCGCATTCCAGCGCACGGCCCCGCCACCACCGATGTGCAGCTGCTGGTCGATTGCTCCGGCTCCATGGCCGGCGACAGCATCGACGCCGCGCGGCGCGCGCTGCAGTCGATCGTGCTGCAACTGGGCACCGGCGACCGCTTTTCGCTCTCGCGCTTCGGCTCCACGGTGGAGCATCGCTCGCGCAGCCTGTGGGCCCTGACGGACATCACCCGGCTGGCCGCGCAGCGCTGGGTCGGCGCGCTGCAGGCCGACCTGGGCGGCACCGAAATGGAAAGCGCGCTCGCCTCCACCTTCGCGCTGGGCGGCGGTGCGCCGAGCGACGTGCTGGTGGTGACCGATGGCGAGATCAGCGCCATCGACGCGACCATCGCGTCGGCAAAGACGTCGGGGCACCGCGTGTTCGTGGTGGGCATCGGCAGCAGTCCGGCGGAAAGCCACCTGCGGCGCCTGGCCGAGGCCACGGGCGGCGCCTGCGACTTCGTCGCGCCCGGCGAGGCGGTCGAGCCGGCGGTGCTGCGCATGTTCGCGCGCCTGCGTTCGCCGCGGCTCGACGCTGTGCGCATCGAATGGCCCGCGGGCTCGCGGCCCGCATGGGTGTCGGCGCTGCCGGCCTCGGTGTTCGACGGCGACACGGTGAACGTGTTCGCCCTGCTGGCTGGCGCCCCCGAAGGCGAAGTCCGCCTGCTGGGCGCTCGCCCGGGCGCAGAAGCGGCCGAGCCGATCGGCATCATCCGGATCGGCAAGGTTGCCGCGCCGGTCGACGCATTGAGCAAGATCGCGGCGCACGCACGCGTGGCCGAGCTGTGCGGAAATCCCGACGTCGAGGTCTCGGCGCAGGGCCGCCGGCTGGCGGTGGCCTACCAGTTGGTGACCGACCAGACCAACTACCTGCTGGTGGCGGAACGCGCCGAAGGCGACCGGGCCACCGACATGCCCGAGCTGCACAAGGTGGCGCAGATGGTGCCGGCGGGCTGGGGAGGCACGTCTTCCATCCAGTTCGAGGCCACGAGAGCCGCGCCCGCCGGCTCCATGCTGATGCGCTCGCGCGCCATGCCGGTGCCACCTGTCGCCGCGGCGGCCCCCATGCTGTACAGGAAGATGGCCGGATCGGCGCCCGACATTGCCGACACGCCTGCGGCAGGCACGCCCAAGGCGCTCAGCGCCTGGCTGCGCAAGACGCCGACGAAGGCATGGCCGACCACCTACGCCGCGCTGGCGCGGCAAGGCATTCCGCCCGAAGTGATCGACTGGCTCGAGCTGGTGATCGCCCCGCTTGCCGCGCCCGAGCAAGAAGCGCGGACGGAGGAGACGGTCGTCGCGTCCTTCCTCCACCTGCTGGCGAATGTGCTGGCCTTCGAGAAGCCCGGCCAGCCGGAAGGCGTTCTGCGGGGCACCGCCAACGCCATCCGGCGGCTGCGCGAGGCTTTTGCGGGCGCACCGGGGACCGTGGCGGCGAATGTCGACATGCGACTTGTCGAGCACCTGGCTGCCCAGTTGGCCGGAATGACGCCTGAGCGTTGGCCGGACCCGGTCTACGCCCTGCACGCGGCCACCAGCGCCTGACGAGGGCGACGGCGCCAGAGAGGCATGGCGCGGCACAATCCGCCGATGCGCCATCGCCTGTCTCCCGCCAAGGACGCGCCATGCAGCTGACCCGCCAGCCCGCGGCGCATCTGCAGCCGTTCGTGCGGCTGCTGTGGGCCTCCGCGCCCGAAGGCAGTCGCGTCGCGCGACCCGGGGCGCGCGAGCACGTGCTGCCAACTGGCGGAATGCACCTGGTGTTCCGGCTCTCGGGCCCGCCGCTGAAGCTGTTCGCCGGCGCGAACGATCCACAGGGTGAGACCCACGGCTACGCGATCGTCGGCGGCGCGCGGTCGGCCTTCTACATGCGCGACGTCTCGGTGGCCACGCGGTCCGTCGGCGCGCAGCTCGAGCCGGGCGCTGCGCGCCTCCTGCTGGGTGCCCCCGAAGACGCGCTTGCCGGCCGGCATACGGCGCTCGACGCGCTCTGGGGCGCGCAGCCCACCGCAGACGCGCTCGCGCAGATTCATGCCGCGTACTCCGCCGAACGGCAGCTGGCGGTTTTCGAAGCCCTGCTCACCGGGCGCATCGTTGCATCGCTGAACGCCGGCATGCGAGGGCTTCACCCGGCCATCGCCCAGGCGCTCGGCCCCATCGCTCGAGGGAGCGGCTCGATCGCGGAACTGGTGGAACGCAGCGGCTACAGCCATCGCCGCTTCATCGCCCTCTTTCGCGGTGCGATCGGCCTGACGCCGAAGGAATATGCGCGGGTCATGCGCTTCGATCGCGCGCTGGCTTTGGCAGCCGGAAGCGTACAGGGCTGGGCCGATGTGGCGTCGGCGGCGGGATACAGCGACCAGGCCCACCTGAGCCGCGAGTTTTCGGCGCTGGCGGGCATGCCGCCACAGGCGTGGCGCCGGACGGGAGCGGCGTCGCCACGGCACGTTCCGGCAAGCACAGCCGCGGGTCAAATTCGTTCAAGACGCTAGAAGCGCGGCGGCCCAGAATCGATCGGCACTTCCAAAGAAAGGCGACTCTCATCATGGCCATCCACGAACTCTTCCCCTACATCTGCGTTCACGACGCAGCCGCCGCCATCGACTTCTACTGCAAGGTCTTCGAGGTGAAGGAGATCTTCCGGCTCACGGAGCCGAGCGGCCGCATCGGCCACGCCGAACTGGACTTCCACAACGGCGCGATCCTGATGCTCTCGGACGAATTCGCCGAGTGCAATATCCACAGCGCGAAGACGCTGGGCGGCACCGCGGTCACGCTGCACCTGCATGTGGACGATGCCGACGCGTTGGTGGCGCGCGCGGTCGCTGCCGGCGCCACGCTGGACATGGCGCCGCAGGACCAGTTCTATGGGGAACGTTCCGGCGTCTTTCGCGACCCCTTCGGCCATCGCTGGAACGTGGGGCACAGCATCGAGAAGCTGACGCCGGAAGAAATGCAGCGGCGCTACACCGCGATGCTGCTCAACCCCGCCGGGTGAACCGGCGGGAGCGGGTCGTCAGACCGACCACTTCTCGATGAGCTTTTCGGCGCCCATGGAGTCGTAGCCTTCGAAGGGCTGATGGATCCACGGGTTGGTGGCCAGGAATTCCACCTGGTAGTCAGGCGTGAAGGTCGACAGCGCCTTGGTCCAGATCACGGCGCTGCGCAGCTCGGTGATGGGTGGGTAGTTGTTGCGCAGCATGTCCATCACGGCGTGCAGCGTGTGGCCCGAATCGGCCAGGTCGTCCACCAGCAGCACCTTGCCTGCGATCTCGCCCTTGGGCGTGGTGATGAAGCGTGCGATGTCGAGATGGCCCTGGACCGTGCCGGCATCGGCGCGGTACGAGCTGGTCGACATGATCGCCAGCGGCTTGTCGAAGATGCGCGAGAGCACATCGCCGGGGCGCATGCCGCCGCGCGCCAGGCACAGGATGGTGTCGAACTGCCAGCCCGACTGGTGCACCTTGATCGCGAGCTTCTCGATCAGGTTGTGGTACTCGTCGTAGCTGACGTAGAGATGCTTGCCGTCTTCGGTCAACATGGTTCTTCTTTTCCTCTGCTTTCAGTCGGCCAGGTAGGGGTGGCGCATCATGATCGTGTGGTCACGGTCGGGGCTGGTCGACACCATGTGGATCGGCACGCCAGTGACCTGCTCGATGCGCTGCAGGTACAGCCGCGCATTGATCGGCAGCTTGTCGTACTGCGTGACGCCCACGGTGCTTTCGCTCCAGCCTTCGAGGGTTTCGTAGATGGGCGTGCAGCGCTCGATCTCGTCGGCGCCCATCGGCAGGATGTCGGTGACTTCGCCGTCGAGTTCGTAGCCTGTGCACAGCTCGAGCTTCTCGAGGCCGTCCAGCACGTCGAGCTTGGTGATGCACAGGCCCGACAGGCCGTTGACTTGCGCCGAGCGCTTGAGCAGCGCGGCGTCGAACCAGCCGCAACGGCGGCTGCGGCCGGTGGTCACGCCCTTTTCGGCGCCCACGGTGCTCATGTGGTAGCCCGGGGTGCCGGGCGTGGCCCAGTCGAGTTCGGTGGGGAACGGACCGCCGCCGACGCGCGTGCAGTAGGCCTTGGTGATGCCGAGGATGTAGTGCAGCATGCCCGGGCCCACGCCCGAACCGGCGGCGGCATTGCCTGCCACGCAGTTGCTGGAGGTGACGTACGGGTAGGTGCCGTGGTCCACGTCCAGCAGCGTGCCCTGCGCGCCTTCGAACAGCAGGTTGGCGCCGTTCTTGTGCGCGTCGTTCAGTTCGCGCGAGACGTCGGCCATCATGGGCTTGAGCAGCTCGGCGTGCTTCATCGCTTCGTCGAAGACTTCGTCGTAGTCGATGGCCGGGGCACTCAGCACCTGCGTCAGCACGTGGTTGTGCAGGTCGAGCAGCACGCGCAGCTTGGCCGCGAAGCGCTCGGGGTGCTTCAGGTCCTGCACGCGCAGCGCACGGCGGGCGATCTTGTCTTCATACGCCGGGCCGATGCCGCGGCCGGTGGTGCCGATCTTCTCGATGCCGCCCTTTTCGCGGTAGGCCTCGCGCGCGATGTCCAGCGCGGCGTGGAACGGCAGGATCAGCGGGCAGGCCTCGCTGATGCGCAGGCGCGAACGCACTTCGACACCGGCCTTCTCCAGCCCTTCGATTTCCTCGAACAGCTTGGCGGCCGACAGCACCACGCCGTTGCCGATGTAGCACTTGACGCCGGGCCGCATGATGCCGCTCGGGATCAGGTGCAACGCGGTTTTCACGCCGTTGATGACCAGCGTGTGGCCCGCGTTGTGGCCGCCCTGGAAGCGGACCACGCCCTGGGCGCTTTCCGTCAGCCAGTCGACCAGCTTGCCTTTGCCTTCGTCGCCCCATTGGGTGCCGACGACGACCACGTTTCTTCCGGTGGTTACGCTCATGCTCGTTCCATTACTTCAAAAATTCAGATCGTTCGGACACTCCACTGGCCTGCTTGCTCGACGAGCTCGCGGTCGCAGTGGAATTCATCGATTTCGCTGCCATGGCCCGGCAGCACGCAGACTACCGTTTCACCGGACTTGCGCAATTGGGCAATCGCCTGACGCAGCCCGGCCGCGTCGCTCCAGGGCGCGCGGATGGCGGCGCGCAGCGGGCGGGCCGGCAGCACGCCGACCAGTTCGCGCACGTCGAGGCTGAAGCCGACGGCCGGGCGGTTACGGCCGAACACGGCCCCCACCTCGTCGTAGCGGCCGCCACGCACCAGCGAATCGGCTGCGCCGGGCACGTAGATGCCGAACCGCATGCCGCTGTAGTAGGCATAACCGCGCAGGTCGGCCAGGTCGAAACTGATCTGGCGGCCGGCAACGCCGCCCAGGCCGGCGGCGAGCTGCTTGAGGTCGGCCAGGGCCGCGCCCACCCCGGGCGTGTCCTTGAGCGCCTTGGCGGCCTCGTCGAGCACGGCGGCGTCGCCATAGAGCCCGATCAGGGCGCGCAGCCCGTCGCGCGAAGCGGCCGGGAAATCCTTGGTGAGCGAGGCAAGCTCGCTGGCATCCTTGGCGGCCAGCGCGGCATGAACCCGGGCGAGCACCGCGGCGTCGACCGGCACGCCGGCGAACAGTGCGCGCACGATGCGGGCGTCGGCCAGGTCGACGATCACGCCTTCGCGCAGGCCGGCGGCGTCGAGGCAATCGAGCGCCAGCAGCAGGGTTTCGGTGTCGGCCTCGAGGCCGGCGTGGCCGTAGATCTCGGCGCCGAACTGCAGCGGCTCACGGGTGGCGTGCGGCCGGTCCGGGCGGGTGTGGAGCACCGGGCCGCAGTAGCACAGGCGGGCCACGCCGTCGCGGTTCAGCAGGTGGGCATCGATGCGCGCCACCTGGGGGGTGGTGTCGGCACGAAGGCCCATGCTGCGGCCGGAGAGCTGGTCGACGAGCTTGAAGGTTTGGAGGTCGAGCGCCTCGCCGGTGCCGGAAAGCAGCGACTCCAGGTGCTCGAGCAGCGGCGGCATCACCAGCTCGTAGCCGTAGCCACGGGCGGTATCGAGCAGCTGGCGTCGAAGTTCTTCGATGTGGCGCGCCTCGGAAGGCAGCACATCGGCAATGTGATCCGGAAGGACCCAAGCGGACATGGGGATCGGGGGCGTGGTTAAACCGGGATTCTACCGGGACCGCGCTACCCCAAGATCCAAAGGAGTGCCAAACCCAGCAGGATGCTACAAAGTCCGAAGAAACGAAGCTGGCCGTCGCGCAGCTGCATGAGCTGCCCGAAGCCGCGCCGCCACCCTCCCGGCGACACGAACGGCAGGATGCCTTCGATCACCAGGACGAGCGCCAATGCGCTCCAGAAAGTGTCGGCGCTCACGGCTCCTGACGAAGAATCAACGACGAGGGGCGCTGGTGGTCGAGCCCGAGCTCTGCATGGCGCGGAAGAAGTCCGACGACGGATCGAGCACCAGCACGTCGCTCTTCTTGTTGAAGCTCTGCTTGTAGGCCTCGAGGCTGCGGTAGAACTGGGCGAACTGCGGGTCGCGGCCGAAGGCCTCGCTGTAGGCGGCGGCGGCCTGGGCATCGCCCTCACCCTTGATCTTCTGCGCGTCGCGGTATGCGTTGGCAACGATCACTTCGCGCTGGCGGTCGGCGTCCGCGCGGATCTTTTCGCCTTCGGCCGTACCGGTCGAGCGCAGTTCGTTGGCCACGCGCTTGCGCTCGGCTTCCATGCGGCGATAAACCGATTCGGTGATGGCCTCCACGTAGTCGACACGGGTGATGCGCACGTCGACCACGTCGACGCCCCAGGGCTTGGCGCCCTTCACCACCGACAGCACTTCGCGCTGCACGTCGGCCATCAGGGCCTCGCGGCGCACCGAGATCAGGTCGCGCACGGTTCGCTTGTTGATGTTTTCCTGGAACGCATTGCGCACCACGCGGTTGAGCTGCATCGCGCCGGCGTTCTCGTCGAGGCCAACGTTGCGGATGTAGGCCTGCGGGTCGCTGATGCGCCAGCGCACGTACCAGTCGATCACCACGCGCTGCTTTTCAGCCGTGAGCATGGGCTCGGTGTCGATGCTGGAGAGCGTCAGCAGCCGCTTGTCGATGTACGACACGTTCTGGAACGGCGGCGGCAGCTTGAAGTTCAGGCCCGGCTCGGTAATGACCTGCTTGATCTGGCCGAGGGCATAGACCACGCCGAACTGGCGCTGGTCGACCACGAAGAGGGTCGAGCTCAGCAGCACGAGCAAGACGAGGATCGACGATGCGATGAATCCGATTCTGTTCATGTTCTTCTAGTCCTTTTTCAACGCACGTCGCGGTCGCGCGAGCGGCCGTCGCGGGCTCGCACGTCGCCCGTCACGGGCGCCACCGGGATCACCGAGGACTGGGCCGGCGCGGTGCCGGCGACGCTGGGGCTGGCCGCGTCGACCGGCGTGGGCGTCGCGCTGTTGCCGCTTTGCTGCATGAGCTTGTCGAGCGGCAGGTACAGCAGGTTGGAGCCCTGCTTGCTGTCGACCAGCACCTTGGTCGTGCTGGCGTAGATCTGCTGCATGGCGTCGGTGTACATGCGGTCGCGCGTCACCTGCGGCGCCTTCTGGTACTCGGCCAGCACCGAGGCGAAGCGGCCGGCATCACCCTGGGCCTGCGCCACGATCCGCGCCTTGTAGGCTTCGGACTCTTCCTTCAGGCGCGAAGCCGTACCGGTAGCGAGCGGCACCACGTTGTTGGCGTAGGCCTGGGCTTCGTTCTTGGCGCGTTCGCGCTCCTGGCCGGCCTTGAGCACGTCGTCGAACGCAGCCTGCACCTGCTCGGGCGGACGCACGCCGCCTTGCTGCAGATTGATGCCGACCACTTCGACACCGACCTTGTAGCGGTCGAGGATGGTCTGCATCAGCGTGCGCACGCGCGGTGCGATCTGGTCGCGCTCTTCGGCCAGCGCGGCGTCCATCTTCATCTTGCCGACCACCTCGCGCACCGAGGTCTCGGCCACCTGCACGACGGTCTCGGCGGGCGACTTGCTCTCGTAGAGCCAGGCGCGCGCATCGCTCAGGCGGTATTGCACCGCGAACTTGATTTC
This region includes:
- the hflK gene encoding FtsH protease activity modulator HflK → MFNLNDGRWGRGDEPSSNGDRPAGNRPPDANPPGAPTPPPSGNNSNNNDRPRGQGPNQGPPDLDELWRDLNRKLGGFFGGGKGGGNRPSGGNSNGGGNGYRPDMKNAGFGLGLVAAVAVLIWLGTGFFIVNEGQQAVVTQFGRYKTTVGAGFNWRLPYPIQRHEVVVVTQIRSTDVGRDAIVRSTGLRESAMLTEDENIVEIKFAVQYRLSDARAWLYESKSPAETVVQVAETSVREVVGKMKMDAALAEERDQIAPRVRTLMQTILDRYKVGVEVVGINLQQGGVRPPEQVQAAFDDVLKAGQERERAKNEAQAYANNVVPLATGTASRLKEESEAYKARIVAQAQGDAGRFASVLAEYQKAPQVTRDRMYTDAMQQIYASTTKVLVDSKQGSNLLYLPLDKLMQQSGNSATPTPVDAASPSVAGTAPAQSSVIPVAPVTGDVRARDGRSRDRDVR
- the hflC gene encoding protease modulator HflC; the protein is MNRIGFIASSILVLLVLLSSTLFVVDQRQFGVVYALGQIKQVITEPGLNFKLPPPFQNVSYIDKRLLTLSSIDTEPMLTAEKQRVVIDWYVRWRISDPQAYIRNVGLDENAGAMQLNRVVRNAFQENINKRTVRDLISVRREALMADVQREVLSVVKGAKPWGVDVVDVRITRVDYVEAITESVYRRMEAERKRVANELRSTGTAEGEKIRADADRQREVIVANAYRDAQKIKGEGDAQAAAAYSEAFGRDPQFAQFYRSLEAYKQSFNKKSDVLVLDPSSDFFRAMQSSGSTTSAPRR
- a CDS encoding helix-turn-helix domain-containing protein gives rise to the protein MQLTRQPAAHLQPFVRLLWASAPEGSRVARPGAREHVLPTGGMHLVFRLSGPPLKLFAGANDPQGETHGYAIVGGARSAFYMRDVSVATRSVGAQLEPGAARLLLGAPEDALAGRHTALDALWGAQPTADALAQIHAAYSAERQLAVFEALLTGRIVASLNAGMRGLHPAIAQALGPIARGSGSIAELVERSGYSHRRFIALFRGAIGLTPKEYARVMRFDRALALAAGSVQGWADVASAAGYSDQAHLSREFSALAGMPPQAWRRTGAASPRHVPASTAAGQIRSRR
- a CDS encoding VOC family protein, which translates into the protein MAIHELFPYICVHDAAAAIDFYCKVFEVKEIFRLTEPSGRIGHAELDFHNGAILMLSDEFAECNIHSAKTLGGTAVTLHLHVDDADALVARAVAAGATLDMAPQDQFYGERSGVFRDPFGHRWNVGHSIEKLTPEEMQRRYTAMLLNPAG
- a CDS encoding VIT domain-containing protein, whose translation is MSYLEHARMTTTGGDAVMLEVVKAEGDLRGVLLEMTVEQRFRNPGATNVEVVYSFPLPWGAVLLGVDVQLGVRRLSGAVVEKAKAEAAYEDALAEGHAAIMLEKNHDLSYTLNLGNLAAGEACVVTLRYAQTLAFEQQGLRLLIPTVIAPRYGDPVADGGLQPHQAPVHSPVAAYPFDIALRLHGELARARVASPSHPVGIAFRQAKDHMQVSLARRGMLDRDFVLVVDQLAHASVAVLARDSVEPGSTVALASFCPRIPAHGPATTDVQLLVDCSGSMAGDSIDAARRALQSIVLQLGTGDRFSLSRFGSTVEHRSRSLWALTDITRLAAQRWVGALQADLGGTEMESALASTFALGGGAPSDVLVVTDGEISAIDATIASAKTSGHRVFVVGIGSSPAESHLRRLAEATGGACDFVAPGEAVEPAVLRMFARLRSPRLDAVRIEWPAGSRPAWVSALPASVFDGDTVNVFALLAGAPEGEVRLLGARPGAEAAEPIGIIRIGKVAAPVDALSKIAAHARVAELCGNPDVEVSAQGRRLAVAYQLVTDQTNYLLVAERAEGDRATDMPELHKVAQMVPAGWGGTSSIQFEATRAAPAGSMLMRSRAMPVPPVAAAAPMLYRKMAGSAPDIADTPAAGTPKALSAWLRKTPTKAWPTTYAALARQGIPPEVIDWLELVIAPLAAPEQEARTEETVVASFLHLLANVLAFEKPGQPEGVLRGTANAIRRLREAFAGAPGTVAANVDMRLVEHLAAQLAGMTPERWPDPVYALHAATSA
- a CDS encoding helix-turn-helix domain-containing protein yields the protein MKSNPPAPATTYALADLCVLADLPLRTVRYYVQLGIVDRPEGETRAARYGARQLEQLLLIKKWTAAGVSLERIREMLHSDQQAPIPARPRAPGSVEVRSHLTVADGIEVVIEPGRAGLSPAQVRDFIQGVMAAFAAVSSADSSEKN
- a CDS encoding ATP phosphoribosyltransferase regulatory subunit produces the protein MSAWVLPDHIADVLPSEARHIEELRRQLLDTARGYGYELVMPPLLEHLESLLSGTGEALDLQTFKLVDQLSGRSMGLRADTTPQVARIDAHLLNRDGVARLCYCGPVLHTRPDRPHATREPLQFGAEIYGHAGLEADTETLLLALDCLDAAGLREGVIVDLADARIVRALFAGVPVDAAVLARVHAALAAKDASELASLTKDFPAASRDGLRALIGLYGDAAVLDEAAKALKDTPGVGAALADLKQLAAGLGGVAGRQISFDLADLRGYAYYSGMRFGIYVPGAADSLVRGGRYDEVGAVFGRNRPAVGFSLDVRELVGVLPARPLRAAIRAPWSDAAGLRQAIAQLRKSGETVVCVLPGHGSEIDEFHCDRELVEQAGQWSVRTI
- a CDS encoding adenylosuccinate synthase → MSVTTGRNVVVVGTQWGDEGKGKLVDWLTESAQGVVRFQGGHNAGHTLVINGVKTALHLIPSGIMRPGVKCYIGNGVVLSAAKLFEEIEGLEKAGVEVRSRLRISEACPLILPFHAALDIAREAYREKGGIEKIGTTGRGIGPAYEDKIARRALRVQDLKHPERFAAKLRVLLDLHNHVLTQVLSAPAIDYDEVFDEAMKHAELLKPMMADVSRELNDAHKNGANLLFEGAQGTLLDVDHGTYPYVTSSNCVAGNAAAGSGVGPGMLHYILGITKAYCTRVGGGPFPTELDWATPGTPGYHMSTVGAEKGVTTGRSRRCGWFDAALLKRSAQVNGLSGLCITKLDVLDGLEKLELCTGYELDGEVTDILPMGADEIERCTPIYETLEGWSESTVGVTQYDKLPINARLYLQRIEQVTGVPIHMVSTSPDRDHTIMMRHPYLAD
- a CDS encoding DUF2065 domain-containing protein, with the protein product MSADTFWSALALVLVIEGILPFVSPGGWRRGFGQLMQLRDGQLRFFGLCSILLGLALLWILG
- a CDS encoding phosphoribosyltransferase, yielding MLTEDGKHLYVSYDEYHNLIEKLAIKVHQSGWQFDTILCLARGGMRPGDVLSRIFDKPLAIMSTSSYRADAGTVQGHLDIARFITTPKGEIAGKVLLVDDLADSGHTLHAVMDMLRNNYPPITELRSAVIWTKALSTFTPDYQVEFLATNPWIHQPFEGYDSMGAEKLIEKWSV